A genomic window from Triticum urartu cultivar G1812 chromosome 7, Tu2.1, whole genome shotgun sequence includes:
- the LOC125523177 gene encoding probable histone H2AXb, translated as MAIADSGRGKSKPAASTKSVSRSSMAGLQIPVSRITRYLRGGNYAQYISTGALVYLVTEVDIPPAPPLLVSLFSARTVPRGPRSHHFISFSLIQTLEPAGNTTRDNKKNRIVPRHIQPAMCNDEELSRLLCAFTIAADGLMPDIHTVLLPKKADKAKDDIHRQAS; from the coding sequence ATGGCCATTGCCGATAGCGGGAGGGGCAAGTCGAAGCCTGCCGCCAGCACGAAGTCCGTGTCTCGGTCGTCCATGGCCGGCCTCCAAATTCCCGTTAGCCGCATCACCAGGTACCTTAGGGGCGGCAATTACGCACAATACATCAGTACCGGCGCCCTCGTCTACCTCGTCACCGAGGTAGACATTCCCCCAGCTCCTCCTCTCCTCGTTTCTCTGTTCTCCGCGCGCACGGTTCCTCGCGGTCCTCGATCTCACCATTTCATTTCTTTCTCTTTGATTCAGACCCTGGAGCCTGCTGGCAACACGACGCGGGACAACAAGAAGAACCGGATCGTGCCGCGGCACATCCAGCCAGCGATGTGCAACGATGAGGAGTTGAGTCGGTTGTTGTGCGCGTTCACCATCGCCGCCGACGGGCTGATGCCCGACATCCACACCGTGCTCCTCCCCAAGAAGGCCGACAAGGCCAAGGACGACATCCACCGGCAAGCATCCTAG
- the LOC125520874 gene encoding probable histone H2AXb, whose translation MAIAGSGRGNSKPAASMKSVSRSSMAGLQFPLGRVTRYLRAGNYAQHVSTSAHVYLAAEVHIPPTPLLISLFPARTVPCGPRSHRFISFSLIQTLQPADNATRDNKKNRIVPRHIQPAVCNNEELSRLLCAFTIADDGMMSGIHTVLLPKKADKAKGDIHRKAS comes from the coding sequence ATGGCCATTGCCGGTAGCGGGAGGGGCAATTCGAAGCCCGCCGCCAGCATGAAGTCTGTGTCTCGGTCGTCCATGGCCGGCCTCCAATTTCCTCTCGGCCGCGTCACCAGGTACCTTAGGGCCGGCAATTACGCACAACACGTCAGTACCAGCGCCCACGTCTACCTCGCCGCTGAGGTACACATTCCCCCGACTCCTCTCCTCATTTCTCTGTTCCCCGCTCGCACGGTTCCTTGCGGTCCTCGATCTCACCGTTTCATTTCTTTCTCTTTGATTCAGACCCTGCAGCCTGCCGACAACGCAACACGAGACAACAAGAAGAACCGGATCGTGCCGCGGCACATCCAGCCAGCGGTGTGCAACAATGAGGAGTTGAGTCGATTGTTGTGCGCGTTCACCATCGCCGATGACGGGATGATGTCCGGGATCCACACCGTGCTCCTTCCTAAGAAGGCCGACAAGGCCAAAGGTGACATCCACCGGAAAGCATCCTAG
- the LOC125520873 gene encoding probable histone H2AXb, with the protein MAIAGSGRGKAKPAASAKSVSRSSKAGLQFPVGRVARYLKVGKYAQRVGAGAPVYLAAVLEYLAAETLELAGNAARDNKKNRIVPRHIQLAVRNDEELSRLLGSVTIAAGGVLPSIHTTLLPKKAGKGKGDIGSASQEF; encoded by the exons ATGGCCATTGCCGGCAGTGGGAGGGGCAAGGCGAAGCCCGCGGCCAGCGCCAAGTCCGTGTCCCGGTCGTCCAAGGCCGGCCTGCAGTTCCCCGTCGGCCGCGTCGCCCGGTACCTCAAGGTCGGCAAGTACGCGCAGCGCGTCGGCGCCGGCGCCCCCGTCTACCTCGCCGCCGTCCTCGAGTACCTCGCCGCAGAG ACCCTGGAGCTCGCCGGGAACGCGGCGCGGGACAACAAGAAGAACCGGATCGTGCCGCGCCACATCCAGCTGGCGGTGCGCAACGACGAGGAGCTGAGCCGGCTGCTGGGCTCGGTCACCATCGCCGCCGGCGGGGTGCTGCCCAGCATCCACACCACGCTGCTCCCCAAGAAGGCCGGCAAGGGCAAGGGCGACATCGGCTCTGCTTCTCAGGAGTTCTAG